The DNA region GGGGACGTGTTCATCTCCGCCGGTGTCGAGGCCGTCTCCCGGTACGCCCGGGGTAGCTCCGACGGCCTGCCCTCGGAGGCGCAGGCCCTGCTGGGCCGTTGGGAGAACCCCCGCTTCGCCGAGGCCCAGCAGCGTTCCAAGGACCGCTCCGAGGCCGAGGCCCCGGTCTGGAGCGACCCCCGCGAAGAGGGCGCCCTCCCGGACGTCTACCTCGCTATGGGGCAGACCGCGGAGAACCTGGCCCAGGTGTACGACATCTCCCGCGCCGACATGGACGCCTTCGGTGTACGCAGCCAGAACCTGGCCGAGAAGGCCATCGCGGACGGTTTCTGGGCCCGCGAGATCACTCCGGTGACCACCCCGGACGGCACGGTGGTCAGCATGGACGACGGGCCGCGTGCCGGGGTGACCCTGGAGGCCGTCTCCGCCCTCAAGCCGGTCTTCCGGCCGGACGGTCGGATCACCGCCGGCAACTGCTGCCCCCTCAACGACGGCGCCGCCGCCGTGGTGATCATGAGCGCGCAGCGGGCGCAGGAGTTGGGCGTCACCCCGCTGGCCCGGATCATCTCCACCGGCGTCACCGCCCTCTCCCCGGAGATCATGGGGCTCGGCCCGGTCGAGGCGAGCCGGCAGGCACTCAAGCGGGCCGGCATGACCATCGACGACGTGGACCTGGTCGAGATCAACGAGGCCTTCGCCGCCCAGGTCATCCCCTCGTACCGGCAGCTCGGGATCCCCGAGGAGAAGCTGAACGTGATGGGCGGGGCGATCGCCGTCGGCCACCCCTTCGGGATGACCGGCGCCCGGATCACCGGCACCCTGCTCAACGCCCTCCAGTGGCACGACAAGACCATCGGCCTGGAGACCATGTGCGTAGGCGGCGGACAAGGCATGGCCATGGTCCTGGAACGCCTCAGCTAAGCGCACGGCGACGGGCAGCTGCGCTGCCCGGCAGCAGGTTCCTCAAAGTGCGGCTCGGGTCGCGGCCACCTCGGCCGTTGCCCGGGCCAGCACCTCCTCGGACGGGGCGGCGGCGAGCAGATCGGCCGCGACCACCCGCAGTTGGTCGGCCAAAGCCAGGTCGTTGTCGAGCCGGGGCACGACCCGCCGTGGCTGCCCCTCCGCGTCCGCACACAGGTCGGCGATGTCCTGAATCAGTCGATGCACCAGCTCGGCCCGGGACACGTTGCCGGTCGAGGCGGTAACCGACCACCGCCCCTGCTGCCAGTGCCCCACCTGCCGCACCAGCAACTCCACACCCCGCCCCAACTCCACATCCCCCACCCCCAAAACCCTACCCACCCCCCTCCACCTCCCACCCCACCCAGAACGCGCGTTGATCATGAGGTTGGCGGCACCGTTGATCTCCACGGTGCCGCCAACCTCATAATCAACGGGGCGGGGTGGGAGGTGGGAGGGGGTGGGGTGACGACGGCGCCCGTCCCCTGGGTGGGGAGCGGGCGCCGGTCGGTCGTTAGGCGGTGAGGTCAGTCGTCGCCCTGGAAGTAGCTCAGCAGTCGCAGGATCTCGATGTAGAGCCAGATCAGGCTGACCAGGATGCCGAACGCGGCCACCCAGGAGTAGCGCTGCGGCAGGCCCATCCGGACGCCGTCCTCGACCTCCTTGAAGCTGAGCACGAAGCTCAGCGAGGCCACCACGATGCAGACCAGGCTGAAGCCGATGGCCAGTGCGTTGGCACCACCTTCACCGTCGCCACGCAAACCGGTGTTGACGCCGACCAACGACAACACCAGGTTGATCAGCATGACGGCGAACAGGCCGGCCATGACTGCGACCAAGCCCTTGGTGAACTTCGGCGTGGCCCGGATGACACGTGCCTTGTAGAGCATCGTCATCACGAAGAAGACACCGAACGTGGCGATTACCGCCTGCAGGACGATGCCCGGGTAACGCATTTCGAAGAACTTGCTGATCGCGCCGACCAGCACACCCTCGACGACGGCGTACGCGACGATCAGCGCCGGGTTCGCCATCTTCGAGAACGAGATGATCAGGCCGAGCACCAGGCCGACGATGGCCGCGCCGATCCAGGCGACACCGAGCAGGGCGTTGGGCACCAGCGCCCAGGCCGCCGCGGCGGAGACGCCGACGATGGCCAGGAGCATGACCGTCTTGACCACCACGTCGTCGATCGACATGGGGGTGACCGCTGAGGGCGCGGCCGGGAAGCCCGACGCGCCGGGATAATCGGCCTGCGGGGGGTAACCGGGCTGCTGCGGGTAACCAGCCTGCTGCGGGTAACCGGGCTGCTGCGGGTAACCGGGCTGCCCGTACGGCCCGGTGGGGGCGTACCCGGCGGCACGCTCGCGCTCGGCCGCCTGGCCGAGCCGCGCGAGTACCGGGTTCGAAGTCTTCACTGTCTGGCCTCCCTAAGGGGG from Micromonospora sp. NBC_01739 includes:
- a CDS encoding Bax inhibitor-1/YccA family protein, with product MKTSNPVLARLGQAAERERAAGYAPTGPYGQPGYPQQPGYPQQAGYPQQPGYPPQADYPGASGFPAAPSAVTPMSIDDVVVKTVMLLAIVGVSAAAAWALVPNALLGVAWIGAAIVGLVLGLIISFSKMANPALIVAYAVVEGVLVGAISKFFEMRYPGIVLQAVIATFGVFFVMTMLYKARVIRATPKFTKGLVAVMAGLFAVMLINLVLSLVGVNTGLRGDGEGGANALAIGFSLVCIVVASLSFVLSFKEVEDGVRMGLPQRYSWVAAFGILVSLIWLYIEILRLLSYFQGDD
- a CDS encoding acetyl-CoA C-acetyltransferase, whose amino-acid sequence is MPIESPRDAVIVATTRSPIGRAHKGSLRDVRPDDLAATIVQAALDKIPQLDRQEIDDLYLGCGLPGGEQGFNMARVVAVLMGLDRLPGATLTRYCASSLQTTRMAMHAIRAGEGDVFISAGVEAVSRYARGSSDGLPSEAQALLGRWENPRFAEAQQRSKDRSEAEAPVWSDPREEGALPDVYLAMGQTAENLAQVYDISRADMDAFGVRSQNLAEKAIADGFWAREITPVTTPDGTVVSMDDGPRAGVTLEAVSALKPVFRPDGRITAGNCCPLNDGAAAVVIMSAQRAQELGVTPLARIISTGVTALSPEIMGLGPVEASRQALKRAGMTIDDVDLVEINEAFAAQVIPSYRQLGIPEEKLNVMGGAIAVGHPFGMTGARITGTLLNALQWHDKTIGLETMCVGGGQGMAMVLERLS